A region of Osmerus eperlanus chromosome 9, fOsmEpe2.1, whole genome shotgun sequence DNA encodes the following proteins:
- the LOC134026392 gene encoding serine protease HTRA2, mitochondrial-like yields MATKHVSRPFLWLLFRRYNQERRHTFTILLEKTLKQVSSASVSDSYSVKDVKCCWDNSALSLRSTESDGGNGSGRTGLLRSVAVCLGLGVALSHCRDDGKTDRGPALLYGSILERMLPSAQCASPYKPDSPRYKYNFIADVVEKSSPAVVYIEIVSRHPFSGREVPISNGSGFIISRDGLIVTNAHVVANKRGVRVKLTNGATYNATVQDVDQLADIATIKINARHPLPTLSLGLSSEVRQGEFVVAMGSPFALRNTITSGIVSSVQRGSKELGLSNNNMDYIQTDAAIDFGNSGGPLINLDGEVIGINTMKVTAGISFAIPSDRVKQFLDKAAENNKSMVGDSQTKRRYIGVMMLTLTPSIIAELRLRDPSFPDVSHGVMIHRVITGSPAYRSGMLPGDVVVEVNGAKVHTSEEIYNAVRTSDSIAMVVRRGQEVLRLQAAPEVTE; encoded by the exons ATGGCAACGAAACATGTAAGTCGACCCTTCCTGTGGCTTCTTTTCAGAAGATACAATCAAGaacgcagacacacatttaCTATTTTGCTTGAAAAAACTTTAAAACAAGTATCCAGTGCTTCAGTCAGCGATAGTTATTCGGTGAAAGATGTGAAATGCTGTTGGGACAACAGCGCACTGTCACTACGGAGTACAGAAAGCGACGGCGGCAATGGCTCAGGTCGGACAGGACTCCTCAGGTCTGTCGCCGTTTGTTTAGGACTTGGTGTGGCGCTCTCTCACTGCAGAGATGATGGGAAGACTGACAGGGGACCAGCCTTACTATATGGATCGATCCTCGAACGCATGCTGCCATCTGCTCAATGTGCATCTCCTTACAAACCTGACAGCCCACGCTACAAGTATAACTTCATTGCTGATGTGGTGGAAAAGTCGTCTCCGGCTGTGGTGTACATCGAAATCGTTAGCAG GCATCCGTTTTCGGGCAGGGAAGTCCCTATATCCAACGGTTCCGGTTTTATCATCAGTAGAGATGGGCTCATTGTGACCAACGCCCACGTCGTTGCCAACAAGCGAGGTGTCCGCGTGAAGCTGACCAATGGGGCGACATATAACGCCACCGTGCAAGACGTAGATCAGCTGGCAGATATCGCCACCATCAAAATCAATGCCAGG CATCCTCTGCCCACCCTCTCCCTGGGGCTGTCGTCCGAAGTGCGCCAGGGGGAGTTTGTGGTCGCCATGGGCAGCCCGTTCGCCCTGCGCAACACCATCACATCTGGCATCGTGAGCTCGGTGCAGAGGGGCAGCAAGGAGCTGGGGCTCTCCAACAACAACATGGACTACATCCAGACAGACGCCGCCATCGAC TTCGGGAATTCCGGAGGACCTCTGATCAATTTG GACGGCGAGGTCATCGGTATAAACACCATGAAGGTCACCGCAGGGATCTCCTTCGCCATCCCGTCCGACCGCGTCAAGCAGTTCCTGGACAAAGCGGCGGAAAACAACA AATCGATGGTTGGGGATTCTCAGACCAAGCGTCGTTACATCGGGGTGATGATGCTGACCCTGACTCCAAG CATCATCGCTGAGCTGAGGCTGAGAGACCCCTCCTTCCCGGACGTGAGTCACGGGGTCATGATCCACAGGGTCATCACGGGCTCCCCAGCATACAG gtcggGCATGTTGCCAGGAGACGTGGTGGTGGAGGTCAACGGCGCCAAGGTGCACACCTCGGAGGAGATCTACAACGCCGTGCGCACCAGTGACAGCATCGCCatggtggtgaggagaggacaggaagtgctgcggctgcaggcggctccGGAGGTCACAGAGTGA
- the mrps26 gene encoding 28S ribosomal protein S26, mitochondrial: MFQVISRTGTPVTRLLASRGAVLVEAVRGRKSRNDPKAKSKEGRIKVPPPIDPVEMVVLKERFTEYELIMRALRLEFKEEMLRKRYEAEVGSQAEERAKQEAEEHRALMAWNDAENLRMRKVRELRIQNELEAAELKKSEEAIQAEQLMQELIRAKEREILQLQEDAKNFITLENLDQRIEEALDNPQNYNFAIDKDGRVVKRTVLE, from the exons ATGTTTCAAGTTATTAGTAGAACGGGTACCCCTGTTACTCGTCTTCTCGCATCCCGGGGTGCCGTGCTTGTGGAGGCTGTCAGAGGGAGAAAGTCCCGCAACGACCCGAAGGCCAAGTCGAAAGAGGGACGGATCAAAGTACCACCTCCCATTGACCCAGTCGAGATGGTAGTTCTCAAGGAGAGATTTACAGAGTATGAATTAATCATGAGGGCACTTCG TCTGGAGTTCAAGGAGGAGATGCTGAGGAAGAGATACGAGGCGGAGGTGGGGTCCCAGGCGGAGGAGAGAGCGAAGCAGGAGGCGGAGGAACACCGTGCGCTTATGGCATGGAACGATGCAGAGAACCTCCGCATGCGAAAAGTCAG AGAGCTGAGAATCCAGAATGAGCTGGAAGCAGCTGAGCTGAAGAAAAGCGAGGAGGCCATCCAGGCAGAGCAGCTCATGCAGGAGTTAATcagagcaaaggagagagagatcctgcAGTTGCAG GAGGATGCAAAGAACTTTATCACTTTGGAGAACTTGGATCAACGCATCGAAGAAGCTCTAGACAACCCACAGAACTATAACTTTGCCATTGATAAAGATGGCCGCGTGGTGAAGAGGACAGTACTGGAGTGA